The genomic stretch GAGATAGATGAGCCACGCGCGAACCTCGTCGGGGCAAAGAAGTTCGGGCGAGCGACGGAAGTGCCGGGCGAAGCTGGATACCTGCTGCAGATACGATTTCTGGGTGTTCTCGGCGAGATTGCGGATCTGCATGTCGTGCAACATGCGTTGACGCAGTGGTGTCATGGGAAACCTCCTGGAAACAGCGGTGAAGCCCGGTTGGGCATCCACATACTGCTCCCGGAGATGTCTGCGTCTCGTCGCCCGGAGCCTGCGTCAGCTCCCCGCTGCCGGTGAACGCCAGCCGTGGGCTCTCGCTATCCTCCCCCTACCGCGTCAGCGGTTTAGTACTAGGCCGATACTCAGCCGGTCTAACGGGACCGTCTGTCGCGCCCATCGGTTTGAGATAGTATCTTCGAACCTGCTATATTTCCCTTTCCAGTGATCATCCGATAAGGGAACGAGGGAAGAGGATGCCAAAGCCGAAGCGCTCAGCTAACAACCCCAAAGGGCAAGTCGCAGAAGGGGTCGCCCACGCTTCGCGAGATCTGGCGGTGGCGCCGGTAACCGCCGCACGGCGCATGCTGCCGGAAGACCGGGAGCAGCAGATCGTCGAAAAAGCGATCGAGCATTTCGCCATCCACGGCTTTTCCGGCAGTACCCGCGAACTGGCCAAGCAGATTGGCGTGACACAACCCCTGCTCTATCGTTATTTTCCTAGCAAGGAAGCGCTGATCGACCGTGTCTACAACGAGATCTACCGCTGGGATTCGCAGTGGGAAAGCCTGATCGCCGACCGTTCCATCCCCCTTCAGGAGCGCTTGTGCACGCTCTACAAAGCGTATTCACACGTGATTCTGCAGCGCGAATGGATCCGCACCTTCATTTTCGCCGGCCTGACTCGGGAGGGTATTAACACCCGCTATCTCGACAAGCTTCGCGAACGCGTGTTCGGGCCAGTGATGCGGGAGTTGCGCGTTGCCTATGACATTCCATCTCCACGCACGCGTGCCGCGCAGGAAGCAGAACTCGAACTGATCTGGAGCCTGCATGCGAGCATCTTCTATATCGGCATGCGCCGGTGGGTGTACGGCCTGCCCGTCCCCAAGGATCTCGACGCGCACGTCGAGCGCATGATTGACGTCTTTTTGAACGGTACGCCGGCCGTGTTGAAGAAGATGACGCCCGCTGGCGCCAGCCGCGTACGTTCAGCCTCATAGCTTTTATTGTCGCTTTCGTCGTAACCCCTGCGCGGCGTGAAGCGGCACAACGGCGTCGCCGAAGGGCACGCCGCTCACTGCACATCTCAAGTGACGTGACGGCGCCGACAACTGTCGGCGCTGCGACGATGGCGGGTCCCGGCACCATAGCCACCTGCATGGAAACTGCAACGGCCCGTCAGCGGGATGCGGCCCAATCTGATTACATTTAATTTTCGGTTGCGTAAAGACTGCCGTTGCGGCTGCAAAGCAATAGGGTAAACACCGGCGGATTGCCGCTTTCTCCCAAAGAGGCGTTGACCTACAATTTATCAACCGATCACTAATCGATTGATAAATTGCAGGAGGCTCTCATGGCAGTCACAAAGTTAGCCCATTACTCAATCCGTACACCCGATCTCGAAAAATCTTGCCGGTTCTATGAACGGGTTCTCGGCTTCAAACAGGGATACCGGCCACCCTTCGATTTTCCGGGCGCCTGGCTCTACAAGGGCGGAGACGAAGCCGATTTCGGCACGGTTCATATCATTGGCATCGATCCGGACAATCCGGACGGCCTGACAGCGTACCTGGGCAAC from Paraburkholderia phytofirmans OLGA172 encodes the following:
- a CDS encoding TetR/AcrR family transcriptional regulator, translated to MLPEDREQQIVEKAIEHFAIHGFSGSTRELAKQIGVTQPLLYRYFPSKEALIDRVYNEIYRWDSQWESLIADRSIPLQERLCTLYKAYSHVILQREWIRTFIFAGLTREGINTRYLDKLRERVFGPVMRELRVAYDIPSPRTRAAQEAELELIWSLHASIFYIGMRRWVYGLPVPKDLDAHVERMIDVFLNGTPAVLKKMTPAGASRVRSAS